The following proteins come from a genomic window of Panicum hallii strain FIL2 chromosome 8, PHallii_v3.1, whole genome shotgun sequence:
- the LOC112903739 gene encoding uncharacterized protein LOC112903739 translates to MGKTIESDNEYDPSSDIDNQCDSDDDYDDDLSVQSSRQSNDINDSNDQVDADSEGHTIEGEPVGDFVPAPRKEVRKKTIGLGLEKMIKRGNKLPIQVAEGKKRPDVPLQAAKLASETGVALRDKLPIYTSWKLYEKDGGPVEVQKVLDKVANRLDVDVKNDGPSKSACTDIIKKGVKQQRYHLKRKYFDESLTME, encoded by the exons ATGGGGAAGACAATAGAGTCTGACAATGAATATGACCCATCCTCTGACATTGATAACCAATGTGACAGTGATGATGACTACGATGATGACCTAA GTGTACAGAGCTCTAGGCAAAGCAATGACATCAATGACTCAAATGACCAAGTTGATGCCGATTCAGAGGGTCATACAATTGAAGGAGAACCAGTTGGTGACTTTGTTCCTG CGCCCCGAAAGGAAGTCCGCAAGAAAACCATAGGGCTTGGCTTAGAGAAGATGATAAAGAGAGGAAACAAGCTGCCTATCCAAGTGGCTGAAGGGAAGAAAAGACCTGATGTCCCACTTCAAGCAGCGAAGCTGGCATCAGAAACTGGTGTAGCTCTTAGAGACAAGCTGCCTATCTACACATCTTGGAAGCTTTATGAAAAAGATGGGGGGCCAGTAGAAGTACAAAAAGTGCTTGATAAAGTGGCG AATAGGTTGGATGTGGATGTTAAGAATGATGGACCAAGCAAATCTGCATGCACTGATATCATTAAGAAGGGAGTAAAGCAGCAGAGGTATCACCTAAAAAGGAAGTACTTCGACGAGTCCCTGACAATGGAATAG